In Streptomyces dangxiongensis, one DNA window encodes the following:
- a CDS encoding serine protease produces the protein MRSSHARALIRPLALAAAMTGIPLVTAVPAVAGGVVVGGFPIDVSQAPWTVALASRDRFGGTRAGQFCGGVAIARSLVLTAAHCLTEDALGAPPSRVRDLRIIAGRTDLLSGEGREIAVRDVRIDPSYEATTNSGDFAFVTLAGELPQSAVVAMAPADDPAYTPGTEAFVSGWGDTTGGGDYARRLRAARVHVLPDDSCARAYPGGPEGTYRAATMLCAGEVAGGPDGCQGDSGGPLVAGGRLIGLVSWGSGCGRPGRPGVYARVSEVAQALQSTPGATEGP, from the coding sequence ATGCGCAGTTCCCACGCCCGGGCACTGATCCGGCCGCTCGCCCTGGCGGCCGCCATGACCGGTATACCCCTGGTGACTGCCGTCCCTGCCGTGGCCGGCGGCGTGGTGGTCGGGGGCTTCCCGATAGATGTCTCCCAGGCCCCGTGGACGGTGGCGCTGGCCAGTCGTGACCGGTTCGGAGGTACGCGGGCGGGCCAGTTCTGCGGTGGCGTGGCCATAGCCCGCAGCCTCGTGCTCACCGCGGCCCACTGCCTGACCGAGGATGCCCTCGGGGCGCCACCGAGCCGGGTGCGTGATCTTCGCATCATCGCGGGCCGCACGGACCTGCTGTCGGGCGAGGGCCGGGAGATCGCCGTACGAGACGTCCGGATCGATCCCTCGTACGAGGCCACGACGAACTCAGGTGACTTCGCGTTCGTCACCCTCGCCGGGGAACTGCCCCAGAGCGCGGTCGTCGCCATGGCACCTGCGGACGACCCCGCCTACACACCGGGCACCGAGGCTTTCGTGTCCGGCTGGGGCGACACGACCGGCGGGGGAGACTACGCGCGCCGGCTGCGCGCCGCACGCGTGCACGTACTGCCCGACGACTCGTGCGCCCGGGCCTATCCCGGTGGACCGGAGGGCACCTACCGGGCGGCCACCATGCTGTGTGCCGGCGAGGTCGCCGGGGGGCCGGACGGCTGCCAGGGGGACAGTGGTGGGCCTCTGGTGGCCGGAGGGCGGTTGATCGGCCTCGTGTCATGGGGAAGCGGCTGTGGGCGGCCGGGGAGGCCCGGTGTCTACGCGCGGGTCTCGGAGGTCGCGCAAGCGCTGCAATCGACCCCAGGGGCCACGGAAGGGCCTTAG
- a CDS encoding ATP-binding cassette domain-containing protein has translation MIQAFGLTSDSRKAHPPALDDLSFEARAGHVTALLGGAGAGKTTALKLMLELQHGRGITYFRGRPLHRIAHPSREVGVLLGDVPGHPARSVRGHLRMLCAAAGVPARRADEVLEVVGLVSLREERLGTLSRGMDRRLGLACALLPDPHTLVLDEPTDGLSAREAEWLHSMLRAHAAQGGTVLFTTAEPKEAARTADRVVTLDDGRLVADQEAREFARTRLRPRVAVRTPHAARLAALLSKEARTARRSFEVVREGGNRLSVYGSTTADVGEIAFRHGILVHQLADEVGDMGPGAGAGSGDGMPSAESGQTEPDAPSEERADAKQAASDASEASPEDPSPTVDESPVASAHAAQPDIAVPDAPAVEPRCAESATEPDTAAIDPGAAEPRRDRPTSVRRSPVPALPSGSRGTTPSGHLSGQREHSADDPSAPEAERAAARLCAPDEAPMLPGSPASERARAAVGGPSVTGEAFDHRPVPDRTESRPDATDPSVSPAAASSSADDAAHGVGAHRMTSEPPAGGPASFAREPPPAGPPIRRPRPAPAPAGSIRHPDRSPAPPAHARRAPPAPAPGSPGPGSRRPAARPAPTLCARSPPCPPSRPPSPSAPPPAPCAPCATRSGAPPESAPASSPAALRCWCPHSPPYSWRASATPPQARLFAAWPRQLPLPPAALAAGLLGALAFGDEFRHPALAADRGTVPRRLGLLTAKLLVSGATAALLALLTVGCDAEVLYVVYGRELTQVPTDWLSLTVSWFGLVTGCAWAGVLAAGVFRSASAGLAAVLSVPVLVVPVVHEVMRDPAVRMAAGFPVRMRQVLLLQWPFGGERYLLAAARVVAQPVGGALTLSLTTLLCTYLFTTLRTRFR, from the coding sequence GTGATCCAGGCCTTCGGACTGACCAGCGACTCCCGCAAGGCGCACCCGCCCGCCCTTGACGACCTTTCCTTCGAGGCGCGCGCCGGGCACGTCACCGCGCTCCTCGGTGGCGCCGGTGCGGGCAAGACCACGGCGCTGAAACTGATGCTCGAACTCCAGCACGGGCGCGGCATCACCTACTTCAGAGGTCGCCCTCTGCACCGGATCGCACATCCGTCGCGGGAGGTCGGCGTGCTCCTCGGAGACGTACCGGGCCATCCGGCCCGCTCGGTACGCGGCCATCTGCGCATGCTGTGCGCGGCCGCCGGAGTCCCCGCACGGCGAGCGGACGAGGTCCTCGAAGTGGTCGGCCTCGTCAGCCTCCGGGAGGAACGCCTCGGCACGCTGTCCCGCGGCATGGACCGCAGACTCGGCCTGGCCTGCGCACTGCTGCCCGACCCCCACACGCTAGTCCTGGACGAACCCACCGACGGCCTCTCCGCCCGCGAGGCCGAGTGGCTGCACAGCATGCTGCGGGCCCACGCCGCCCAGGGCGGCACGGTGCTCTTCACCACGGCCGAACCGAAAGAGGCCGCGCGCACCGCCGACCGGGTCGTCACCCTCGACGACGGCAGACTCGTCGCCGACCAGGAGGCACGAGAGTTCGCCCGTACCCGGCTGCGCCCGCGCGTTGCCGTCCGCACCCCCCACGCCGCACGTCTCGCGGCTCTCCTCTCCAAGGAGGCCCGCACTGCCCGCCGCTCCTTCGAAGTCGTACGTGAGGGCGGCAACCGCCTCTCGGTGTACGGCAGTACGACCGCCGACGTCGGCGAGATCGCGTTCCGTCACGGCATCCTCGTTCACCAACTCGCTGACGAGGTAGGCGACATGGGGCCGGGTGCCGGTGCCGGGAGCGGCGACGGCATGCCGTCCGCCGAGTCCGGGCAGACCGAGCCGGACGCACCGTCGGAGGAGCGGGCCGACGCGAAGCAGGCCGCCTCGGACGCGTCCGAGGCCTCTCCGGAAGACCCGAGCCCGACCGTGGACGAGTCGCCTGTCGCGTCTGCGCACGCCGCGCAGCCGGACATCGCCGTGCCCGACGCCCCGGCCGTCGAGCCACGCTGTGCGGAGTCGGCGACGGAGCCGGACACCGCGGCGATCGACCCGGGAGCAGCCGAACCCCGTCGTGACCGGCCCACGTCGGTGCGACGCTCCCCGGTGCCGGCTCTGCCGTCGGGAAGCCGGGGCACGACACCCTCCGGCCACCTGTCGGGGCAGCGGGAGCACAGCGCGGACGACCCGTCGGCGCCGGAAGCGGAGCGGGCCGCAGCCCGTCTCTGCGCCCCCGACGAGGCGCCGATGCTGCCCGGTTCCCCGGCGTCGGAGCGGGCGCGGGCCGCCGTCGGCGGACCATCCGTGACCGGCGAAGCGTTCGACCATCGGCCCGTGCCGGACCGCACGGAGTCCCGCCCGGACGCAACGGACCCGAGCGTGTCACCGGCCGCCGCGTCCTCCTCGGCCGACGACGCGGCACATGGTGTCGGCGCACACCGGATGACGAGCGAGCCTCCGGCGGGGGGACCGGCGAGCTTCGCGCGCGAACCGCCGCCGGCCGGTCCGCCGATCCGACGGCCACGCCCGGCGCCGGCCCCGGCGGGGTCGATACGGCATCCGGACCGCAGCCCGGCACCACCAGCACACGCGCGGAGGGCGCCACCGGCACCCGCACCCGGCTCCCCGGGGCCAGGCAGCCGCAGGCCGGCCGCACGACCCGCCCCGACGCTGTGCGCACGCTCACCACCCTGCCCCCCCTCCCGCCCCCCATCTCCGTCCGCCCCGCCCCCAGCCCCCTGCGCCCCCTGCGCTACGAGGTCCGGCGCGCCGCCGGAATCGGCACCGGCTTCCTCACCTGCGGCATTGCGCTGCTGGTGTCCGCACTCACCGCCGTACTCCTGGCGCGCCTCGGCCACACCCCCGCAGGCGAGGCTGTTCGCCGCATGGCCGCGGCAACTGCCGCTGCCACCCGCGGCGCTCGCGGCCGGACTGCTCGGCGCGCTGGCCTTCGGGGACGAGTTCCGCCACCCCGCCCTGGCGGCGGACCGCGGCACCGTGCCCCGCCGGCTGGGCCTGCTGACCGCGAAACTGCTCGTGTCCGGAGCGACCGCGGCGCTGCTCGCCCTCCTCACCGTGGGCTGTGACGCCGAAGTGCTCTACGTCGTCTACGGACGGGAGCTGACACAAGTTCCCACGGACTGGCTTTCGCTCACCGTGAGTTGGTTCGGGCTGGTCACCGGGTGCGCCTGGGCCGGTGTGCTCGCGGCGGGTGTGTTCCGGTCGGCGTCGGCCGGCCTGGCCGCCGTACTCTCCGTACCTGTCCTGGTCGTCCCCGTCGTGCACGAGGTGATGCGGGACCCCGCCGTCAGGATGGCGGCGGGCTTCCCGGTGCGGATGCGGCAGGTCCTCCTGCTGCAGTGGCCCTTCGGAGGGGAGCGGTATCTGCTCGCCGCCGCGCGCGTCGTCGCCCAACCCGTCGGCGGCGCACTCACGTTGTCCCTCACGACTCTGCTGTGCACGTACCTGTTCACGACCCTGCGGACCAGGTTCCGGTGA
- a CDS encoding RNA polymerase sigma factor: MSASTSRTLPPEIAESVSVMALIERGKAEGQIAGDDVRRAFEADQIPATQWKNVLRSLNQILEEEGVTLMVSAAEPKRTRKSVAAKSPAKRTATKTVAAKPVTTRKATATAAAPAAPAAPAEADSPEEAAPAKKAAAAKKVTAKKTVAKKAVAKKTAAKKTTAKKDDVEILEEEVLEDTKVADEPEGTESAGFVLSDEDEDDAPAQQVAAAGATADPVKDYLKQIGKVPLLNAEQEVELAKRIEAGLFAEDKLANADKLAPKLKRELEIIAEDGRRAKNHLLEANLRLVVSLAKRYTGRGMLFLDLIQEGNLGLIRAVEKFDYTKGYKFSTYATWWIRQAITRAMADQARTIRIPVHMVEVINKLARVQRQMLQDLGREPTPEELAKELDMTPEKVIEVQKYGREPISLHTPLGEDGDSEFGDLIEDSEAVVPADAVSFTLLQEQLHSVLDTLSEREAGVVSMRFGLTDGQPKTLDEIGKVYGVTRERIRQIESKTMSKLRHPSRSQVLRDYLD, encoded by the coding sequence GTGTCGGCCAGCACATCCCGTACGCTCCCGCCGGAGATCGCCGAGTCCGTCTCTGTCATGGCGCTCATTGAGCGGGGAAAGGCTGAGGGGCAGATCGCCGGCGACGATGTGCGTCGGGCCTTCGAAGCTGACCAGATTCCGGCCACTCAGTGGAAGAACGTACTGCGCAGCCTCAACCAGATCCTTGAGGAAGAGGGTGTGACGCTGATGGTCAGTGCCGCAGAGCCCAAGCGCACCCGCAAGAGCGTCGCAGCGAAGAGTCCGGCCAAGCGCACCGCCACCAAGACGGTCGCGGCGAAGCCGGTGACCACGAGGAAGGCCACCGCCACCGCGGCGGCCCCCGCGGCGCCCGCCGCTCCGGCAGAGGCCGATTCCCCCGAGGAAGCCGCACCCGCCAAGAAGGCCGCGGCCGCCAAGAAGGTGACCGCGAAGAAGACGGTCGCCAAGAAGGCCGTCGCGAAGAAGACGGCCGCCAAGAAGACCACGGCCAAGAAGGACGACGTCGAGATCCTCGAGGAGGAGGTCCTCGAGGACACCAAGGTCGCCGACGAGCCCGAGGGCACCGAGAGCGCCGGCTTCGTCCTGTCCGACGAGGACGAGGACGACGCGCCCGCGCAGCAGGTCGCCGCGGCCGGCGCCACGGCCGACCCCGTCAAGGACTACCTGAAGCAGATCGGCAAGGTCCCCCTGCTCAACGCCGAGCAGGAGGTCGAGCTGGCCAAGCGCATCGAGGCGGGTCTGTTCGCCGAGGACAAGCTGGCCAACGCCGACAAGCTCGCCCCGAAGCTCAAGCGCGAGCTGGAGATCATCGCCGAGGACGGCCGCCGCGCCAAGAATCACCTCCTGGAGGCCAACCTCCGTCTGGTGGTCTCCCTGGCCAAGCGCTACACCGGCCGCGGCATGCTCTTCCTGGACCTCATCCAGGAGGGCAACCTCGGTCTGATCCGCGCGGTCGAGAAGTTCGACTACACCAAGGGCTACAAGTTCTCCACCTACGCCACTTGGTGGATCCGTCAGGCGATCACCCGCGCCATGGCCGACCAGGCCCGCACCATCCGTATCCCGGTGCACATGGTCGAGGTCATCAACAAGCTCGCGCGCGTGCAGCGCCAGATGCTCCAGGACCTGGGCCGCGAGCCCACTCCGGAGGAGCTGGCCAAGGAACTCGACATGACCCCGGAGAAGGTCATCGAGGTCCAGAAGTACGGCCGCGAGCCCATCTCGCTGCACACCCCCCTCGGCGAGGACGGCGACAGCGAGTTCGGTGACCTCATCGAGGACTCCGAGGCCGTCGTCCCGGCCGACGCGGTCAGCTTCACGCTCCTCCAGGAGCAGCTGCACTCCGTCCTGGACACGCTGTCCGAGCGCGAGGCCGGCGTCGTCTCCATGCGCTTCGGTCTCACCGACGGTCAGCCCAAGACCCTCGACGAGATCGGCAAGGTCTACGGCGTGACGCGTGAACGCATCCGCCAGATCGAGTCCAAGACCATGTCCAAGCTGCGACACCCGTCCCGTTCCCAGGTGCTGCGCGACTACCTCGACTAG
- a CDS encoding DNA gyrase/topoisomerase IV subunit B: protein MTADTSVPSTALLAAADRDGSNYTARHLLVLEGLEAVRKRPGMYIGSTDSRGLMHCLWEIIDNSVDEALGGYCDHIEVILHDDGSVEVRDNGRGIPVDLEPKTGLSGVEVVMTKLHAGGKFGGGSYAASGGLHGVGASVVNALSARLDVEVDRGGHTHAISFRRGVPGAFVSAGADAKFEARSGLRKTKKIPKARNGTRVRYWADRQIFLKDAKLSLENLHQRARQTAFLVPGLTIVVRDEFGLGDGGSKGEESFRFDGGISEFCEYLASDKPVCDILRFSGQGSFKETVPVLDEHGQMTPTEVTRELGVDVALRWGTGYDTTLRSFVNIIATPKGGTHVAGFEQAIAKTMNEMLRAKKLLRVAEDDIVKDDALEGLTAVVTVRLAEPQFEGQTKEVLGTSAARRIVFNVISKELKAFLTSTKRDAAAQARVVMEKVVAAARTRVAARQHKDAQRRKTALESSSLPAKLADCRSDDVDRSELFIVEGDSALGTAKLARNSEFQALLPIRGKILNVQRSSVTDMLKNAECGAIIQVIGAGSGRTFDIDQARYGKIIMMTDADVDGSHIRCLLLTLFQRYMRPMVEAGRVFAAVPPLHRIELIQPKKGQDKYVYTYSDRELRDTLMEFQSKGIRYKDTIQRYKGLGEMDADQLAETTMDPRHRTLRRINLADLDAAEQVFDLLMGNDVAPRKEFISSSAATLDRSRIDA from the coding sequence GTGACCGCCGATACGTCCGTGCCGTCCACAGCGCTGCTGGCAGCAGCAGACCGGGACGGTTCCAACTACACCGCGCGGCACCTGCTCGTCCTCGAGGGCCTGGAAGCCGTGCGCAAACGCCCGGGCATGTACATCGGCTCGACCGACAGCCGTGGTCTGATGCACTGCCTCTGGGAGATCATCGACAACTCCGTGGACGAGGCCCTCGGTGGTTACTGCGACCACATCGAGGTGATCCTCCACGACGACGGCTCGGTGGAGGTGCGTGACAACGGCCGCGGTATCCCCGTGGACCTGGAGCCGAAGACGGGCCTGTCCGGTGTCGAGGTCGTCATGACCAAGCTTCACGCGGGCGGCAAGTTCGGCGGCGGCTCCTACGCCGCCTCCGGCGGCTTGCACGGCGTCGGCGCCTCCGTGGTCAACGCGCTCTCCGCCCGTCTCGACGTCGAGGTCGACCGCGGCGGCCACACCCACGCCATCAGCTTCCGGCGTGGCGTGCCCGGCGCCTTCGTCTCCGCCGGCGCGGACGCGAAGTTCGAGGCCAGGAGCGGCCTGCGCAAGACCAAGAAGATCCCCAAGGCCCGTAACGGCACGCGCGTGCGTTACTGGGCCGACCGGCAGATCTTCCTCAAGGACGCCAAGCTCTCCCTGGAGAACCTCCACCAGCGCGCCCGGCAGACCGCGTTCCTGGTCCCCGGCCTGACCATCGTCGTCCGCGACGAGTTCGGCCTGGGCGACGGCGGCAGCAAGGGCGAGGAGTCCTTCCGCTTCGACGGCGGCATCAGCGAGTTCTGCGAGTACCTGGCGAGCGACAAGCCGGTCTGCGACATCCTCCGCTTCTCGGGCCAGGGCAGCTTCAAGGAGACCGTCCCGGTCCTGGACGAGCACGGCCAGATGACGCCCACCGAGGTCACGCGCGAGCTGGGCGTGGACGTGGCGCTGCGCTGGGGCACGGGCTACGACACCACCCTGCGCTCCTTCGTCAACATCATCGCCACCCCCAAGGGCGGCACCCACGTGGCCGGTTTCGAACAGGCCATCGCCAAGACGATGAACGAGATGCTGCGCGCCAAGAAGCTGCTGCGCGTTGCCGAGGACGACATCGTCAAGGACGACGCGCTGGAGGGCCTGACCGCGGTCGTCACTGTGCGTCTGGCCGAGCCGCAGTTCGAGGGCCAGACCAAGGAGGTGCTCGGCACCTCGGCGGCCCGCCGCATCGTCTTCAACGTGATCTCCAAGGAACTGAAGGCGTTCCTGACCTCCACCAAGCGGGACGCCGCCGCGCAGGCCCGGGTGGTGATGGAGAAGGTCGTCGCCGCCGCCCGCACCCGTGTCGCGGCCCGCCAGCACAAGGACGCCCAGCGCCGGAAGACCGCCCTGGAATCGTCGTCCCTGCCGGCCAAGCTCGCCGACTGCCGCAGCGACGACGTCGACCGCAGCGAGCTGTTCATCGTCGAGGGCGACTCCGCGCTCGGCACGGCCAAGCTGGCACGGAACTCCGAGTTCCAGGCGCTGCTGCCCATCCGCGGCAAGATCCTCAACGTGCAGCGCTCGTCCGTGACCGACATGCTCAAGAACGCCGAGTGCGGCGCGATCATCCAGGTCATAGGAGCGGGCTCGGGCCGCACGTTCGACATCGACCAGGCCCGCTACGGCAAGATCATCATGATGACCGACGCCGACGTGGACGGTTCCCACATCCGGTGCCTGCTGCTCACGCTGTTCCAGCGCTACATGCGGCCCATGGTCGAGGCGGGCCGGGTCTTCGCCGCGGTGCCGCCGCTGCACCGCATCGAGCTGATCCAGCCGAAGAAGGGGCAGGACAAGTACGTCTACACGTACTCCGACCGCGAGCTGCGGGACACGCTCATGGAGTTCCAGAGCAAGGGGATCAGGTACAAGGACACCATCCAGCGCTACAAGGGTCTGGGCGAGATGGACGCCGACCAGCTGGCCGAGACCACGATGGACCCGCGCCATCGCACCCTGCGCCGCATCAACCTGGCCGACCTGGACGCCGCCGAACAGGTCTTCGACCTGCTGATGGGCAACGACGTGGCGCCCCGCAAGGAGTTCATCTCCAGCTCGGCGGCGACGCTCGACCGGTCCCGCATCGACGCGTGA
- a CDS encoding FadR/GntR family transcriptional regulator — protein MSTLAHTMMTAARSADSGLAGPGGFDRYPYSEAPMADRVGMPTWDGGDPELGRVGRRAGGSRGRGLHGQLVQQLGQMIVSGDLGADRPLVPEEIGQRFEVSRTVVRESLRVLEAKGLVSARPNVGTRVRPVSDWNLLDPDIIEWRAFGPQRDDQRRELSELRWTIEPLAARLAAGHGREEVQQRLCDMVEIMSHAMAQGDALTYSRADTEFHAMLIQIAGNRMLEHLSGIVSAALQVSGGPVTGCDRPNEASLAQHARIVDALGAGDSTAAEAAMRQLLTIHPEVERVVPAPREH, from the coding sequence GTGAGTACCCTTGCGCACACCATGATGACCGCCGCCCGCTCCGCAGACTCTGGTCTGGCCGGCCCGGGCGGATTCGACCGCTACCCCTACTCCGAGGCGCCGATGGCCGACCGCGTCGGCATGCCCACCTGGGACGGCGGGGATCCCGAGCTGGGCCGCGTCGGCCGACGGGCCGGGGGCAGCCGCGGACGCGGACTGCACGGCCAACTGGTCCAGCAGCTCGGCCAGATGATCGTCTCCGGCGACCTGGGCGCGGACCGACCGCTGGTGCCCGAGGAGATCGGCCAGCGGTTCGAGGTCTCCCGTACCGTCGTCCGCGAGTCCCTCCGCGTCCTCGAGGCCAAGGGCCTGGTCAGCGCCCGCCCGAACGTCGGCACGCGCGTGCGTCCCGTCAGCGACTGGAACCTCCTCGACCCGGACATCATCGAGTGGCGGGCGTTCGGGCCCCAGCGCGACGACCAGCGCCGGGAGCTGAGCGAGCTGCGCTGGACGATCGAGCCGCTCGCCGCCCGCCTCGCCGCCGGGCACGGCCGCGAGGAGGTGCAGCAGCGCCTGTGCGACATGGTCGAGATCATGAGCCACGCCATGGCTCAGGGTGACGCGCTCACCTACTCGCGCGCCGACACCGAGTTCCACGCGATGCTCATCCAGATCGCCGGCAACCGCATGCTGGAGCACCTCTCCGGCATCGTCTCGGCGGCCCTCCAGGTGTCCGGCGGACCGGTCACCGGGTGTGACCGGCCGAACGAGGCGTCCCTCGCGCAGCACGCGCGGATCGTCGATGCGCTCGGCGCCGGGGACAGTACGGCGGCGGAGGCGGCCATGCGCCAGTTGCTCACGATCCACCCGGAGGTGGAGCGCGTGGTTCCGGCCCCGCGCGAGCACTGA
- a CDS encoding response regulator transcription factor — translation MTETEGRKKPARVVVADDQTVVREGIVMLLGLLPGVEVIGAAGDGEEAVRLVGELSPDVVLMDLRMPRCDGVEATRRIRAQYPGTQVVVLTTYADDESLFPALSAGARGYLTKDAGGDEIVRAVQSVLSGDAGLSPSVQRRLLERLSQPEPAPAPAPAGAPDGLTTRECEVLVLIAEGLSNQEIARRLHVSTATVKTHINNLFAKTGLKDRAQAVRYAYSKGLVRPSIG, via the coding sequence ATGACGGAGACGGAGGGGCGGAAGAAGCCGGCACGGGTGGTGGTCGCCGACGACCAGACCGTGGTCCGGGAGGGCATCGTGATGCTGCTCGGGCTGCTGCCCGGTGTGGAGGTCATCGGCGCGGCTGGGGACGGCGAGGAGGCGGTGCGGCTGGTCGGGGAACTCTCCCCGGACGTCGTCCTGATGGATCTCAGGATGCCCCGATGCGACGGAGTGGAGGCCACCCGGCGGATCCGGGCGCAGTACCCCGGCACCCAGGTCGTGGTGCTCACCACCTACGCGGACGACGAGTCCCTCTTCCCCGCCCTCTCGGCCGGTGCCCGCGGGTACCTGACCAAGGACGCAGGCGGGGACGAGATCGTCCGTGCCGTGCAGAGCGTGCTGTCGGGGGACGCGGGACTGTCGCCGAGTGTCCAGCGCCGGCTGCTGGAACGGCTCTCGCAGCCGGAGCCCGCGCCGGCGCCCGCGCCCGCCGGGGCACCCGATGGGCTGACCACACGTGAGTGCGAGGTCCTGGTGCTGATCGCCGAAGGCCTCAGCAACCAGGAGATCGCCCGACGGCTGCATGTGTCGACCGCGACCGTGAAGACCCACATCAACAACCTCTTCGCCAAGACGGGCCTCAAAGACCGGGCGCAGGCGGTGCGGTACGCCTATAGCAAAGGACTCGTGCGGCCATCTATCGGATGA
- a CDS encoding DUF7455 domain-containing protein, translating to MTTVLTPASPLTAADRCDRCGAQAYLRVVLLSGGELLFCAHHGRKFEPELKKIAAEIQDETERLTSVPDTSSEEER from the coding sequence GTGACTACTGTTCTGACCCCCGCGAGCCCGCTGACGGCCGCCGATCGCTGCGACCGCTGCGGCGCCCAGGCATACCTGCGCGTCGTCCTGCTGAGCGGCGGAGAACTGCTCTTCTGCGCCCACCACGGTCGCAAGTTCGAGCCGGAACTCAAGAAGATCGCCGCTGAGATACAGGACGAGACGGAGCGGCTGACGTCCGTTCCGGACACCTCTTCCGAAGAAGAGCGCTGA
- a CDS encoding DUF485 domain-containing protein produces MQSSKGRSCGVGDGPDSSAGNQQDHGAPAREGTYADPWYDAPASGWGELDGTGRPAPSVPPARREPDAAAVRARDVYVEVQRSAAFQEVRGRYRRFVVPGASAFLAWYVAYVIAATTAPRLMARPVVGAVNVGMLAGLGQFLTTFLLTWAYARHARLRRDRAALELRWDTQELTRGVRRGAL; encoded by the coding sequence ATGCAGTCAAGTAAAGGTCGCTCCTGCGGAGTCGGGGACGGTCCCGACAGTTCGGCCGGGAACCAGCAAGACCATGGCGCGCCCGCCCGTGAGGGGACGTATGCAGACCCCTGGTACGACGCGCCGGCCTCGGGCTGGGGTGAACTGGACGGCACCGGCAGGCCGGCGCCGTCCGTGCCGCCCGCTCGCCGGGAGCCGGACGCGGCGGCGGTACGTGCCCGGGACGTGTACGTCGAGGTCCAGCGCAGCGCGGCGTTCCAGGAGGTGCGCGGCAGGTACCGCCGCTTCGTGGTGCCGGGGGCCAGCGCCTTCCTCGCCTGGTACGTGGCGTACGTGATCGCCGCGACGACCGCGCCCCGGCTCATGGCCCGACCCGTGGTGGGGGCCGTGAACGTGGGCATGCTGGCGGGGCTCGGACAGTTCCTCACCACTTTTCTGCTGACCTGGGCCTATGCCCGGCACGCGCGGCTGCGCCGGGACCGGGCCGCGCTGGAACTGCGCTGGGACACCCAGGAGCTGACCCGCGGAGTGCGGAGGGGTGCCTTGTGA
- a CDS encoding sensor histidine kinase, with product MTDNAWTRWPSREALGRAGTTMPGRLLAWAVRLLVLAMLLWAAFSQKHVGVWGSLAAAGAIFLAAPVSWAFLTTTYEHRLVRSLALMAVLLCIAVAAEATGFTGPALVICCGCGVAALERLPFGAAVPVTSVALASYSAFTNDVWLTTAATVAGMALAGYVLRLDAEARGHAQRLLAQERAARAAEAESAALAERARIAREIHDVLAHSLSAQLVHLEAARLLIENGADRERILERVVAARGMARDGLSETRQALSALRGELTPLEDFLTELVGAADGAEVTVTGERRPLTAEASQAVRRVAQEALTNVRKHARGAKVRVRLDYREQEVALHVRDSGGQPGELGAAGGGYGLLGMRERAELMGGSLDAGPDEEGFMVTLKVPV from the coding sequence GTGACGGACAACGCCTGGACACGCTGGCCGTCGCGCGAAGCGCTCGGCCGAGCGGGCACCACCATGCCCGGTCGCCTGCTCGCCTGGGCTGTCAGGCTGCTCGTCCTCGCCATGCTCCTGTGGGCTGCCTTCAGTCAGAAGCACGTCGGCGTCTGGGGATCACTCGCGGCAGCGGGGGCGATCTTCCTCGCCGCTCCCGTCTCCTGGGCCTTCCTCACGACCACCTACGAGCACCGGTTGGTGCGGTCCCTCGCGCTCATGGCCGTGCTCCTGTGCATCGCGGTCGCCGCCGAGGCCACCGGGTTCACAGGACCCGCCCTCGTGATCTGTTGCGGCTGCGGGGTCGCCGCGCTGGAGCGGCTGCCGTTCGGGGCCGCCGTTCCCGTGACCTCGGTGGCACTGGCCTCGTACTCCGCGTTCACCAACGACGTCTGGCTGACCACGGCCGCCACCGTGGCGGGCATGGCCCTGGCCGGATACGTCCTGCGGCTGGACGCCGAAGCGCGAGGCCATGCGCAGCGGCTGCTCGCTCAGGAGCGGGCCGCACGCGCGGCCGAGGCCGAGTCCGCCGCACTGGCCGAGCGGGCCCGCATCGCACGGGAGATCCACGACGTGCTGGCCCACAGCCTCTCGGCGCAGCTGGTGCATCTGGAGGCGGCCCGGCTGCTGATCGAGAACGGCGCGGACCGCGAGCGGATCCTGGAGCGGGTGGTGGCCGCCCGGGGAATGGCGCGCGACGGCCTCTCCGAGACGCGGCAGGCGCTGTCCGCGCTGCGGGGCGAGCTGACCCCGCTGGAGGACTTCCTCACCGAACTCGTCGGTGCGGCCGACGGCGCCGAGGTCACCGTCACGGGTGAGCGCAGACCACTGACGGCCGAGGCGTCCCAGGCGGTACGGCGGGTCGCTCAGGAGGCGCTGACGAACGTCCGCAAGCACGCCCGCGGCGCCAAGGTCCGGGTACGGCTCGACTACAGGGAGCAGGAGGTGGCGCTCCACGTGCGGGACTCGGGCGGACAGCCGGGCGAACTCGGCGCAGCCGGAGGTGGGTACGGTCTGCTGGGCATGCGCGAGCGTGCCGAGCTGATGGGCGGTTCGCTGGACGCGGGACCGGACGAGGAGGGGTTCATGGTGACGCTGAAGGTGCCCGTATGA